A genomic stretch from Leptotrichia sp. HSP-536 includes:
- a CDS encoding ABC transporter ATP-binding protein — translation MIKVNDIVKIYKNGNMELKVLKGLNLEVKEGEYVAFMGPSGSGKSTLMNILGCLDSLTSGTYILDNQDVSTIKGDALADVRNKKIGFVFQTFNLLPKMTAVENVALPALYAGLKKAERIKKATEALESVGLGERIHHKPNEMSGGQRQRVAIARAIINNPKILLADEPTGNLDSKSGEEVLEIFKKLNDNRTTIVMVTHEEDVAEHCKRIIRLKDGVIEKDELVQRRRGV, via the coding sequence ATGATAAAGGTAAATGACATAGTAAAAATATATAAAAATGGGAATATGGAATTAAAAGTTTTGAAAGGGCTGAATCTGGAAGTGAAGGAAGGGGAATATGTAGCTTTTATGGGACCTTCTGGAAGCGGTAAATCTACTCTTATGAATATTTTAGGCTGTCTTGACAGCTTAACATCGGGAACATATATTTTAGATAATCAAGATGTTTCAACTATAAAGGGTGATGCACTTGCTGATGTTAGAAATAAAAAAATAGGCTTTGTCTTTCAAACTTTTAATTTATTACCAAAAATGACTGCAGTTGAAAATGTAGCTCTTCCAGCGCTTTATGCAGGTTTGAAAAAAGCTGAACGGATAAAAAAGGCAACGGAGGCGCTAGAAAGTGTGGGACTTGGAGAAAGAATACATCATAAGCCAAACGAAATGTCTGGGGGACAAAGGCAAAGAGTTGCGATTGCAAGGGCGATAATTAATAATCCAAAAATTCTTTTGGCGGATGAGCCAACGGGAAATCTGGATTCAAAGTCTGGAGAAGAAGTTTTGGAAATTTTTAAAAAGCTAAATGATAATAGAACGACGATCGTAATGGTTACACATGAGGAAGATGTGGCAGAGCATTGTAAAAGAATTATTAGGTTAAAAGACGGTGTAATAGAAAAGGATGAACTTGTCCAGCGTAGGAGAGGAGTGTAA